From Candidatus Neomarinimicrobiota bacterium, the proteins below share one genomic window:
- the ruvX gene encoding Holliday junction resolvase RuvX: MGRLMGIDYGDKRIGIALSDELKIIASPYKVIINNGDNIFDEILREIKENNVEALIVGMPLSMSGGDTKQTIKVREFVDKLKKVIDIGIFIIDERLTTAEAMRTMHFKGEKIRHNKHKVDMISASLILQTYLDSRGKVGGYPKHSNDSEEDF, from the coding sequence ATGGGAAGATTAATGGGAATAGACTATGGTGATAAAAGAATAGGTATAGCTTTATCCGATGAGTTAAAGATTATTGCATCACCGTATAAGGTGATCATCAATAATGGAGATAATATTTTTGATGAAATATTAAGAGAGATAAAAGAAAATAATGTTGAGGCTCTTATTGTTGGTATGCCTTTGTCAATGAGTGGTGGTGACACTAAGCAAACTATAAAGGTAAGAGAGTTTGTTGATAAACTAAAAAAGGTTATTGATATCGGGATTTTTATTATAGATGAGAGACTGACTACTGCTGAAGCGATGAGAACCATGCATTTCAAAGGTGAAAAAATTAGGCATAATAAACATAAAGTTGATATGATATCTGCTTCACTAATCTTGCAGACCTATCTTGATTCGAGGGGTAAAGTGGGAGGATATCCAAAGCATTCCAATGATAGTGAAGAAGATTTTTAA
- a CDS encoding bifunctional (p)ppGpp synthetase/guanosine-3',5'-bis(diphosphate) 3'-pyrophosphohydrolase: MAEVKVEKKTVEKRPKKFIDLIYAIMSSGHDVTEHYEKLWTAYKFAKSTHKGQKRLSGEPYFEHCYRVAMTLAELGMDVATVMGGLLHDTIEDSNITYDDIKEVFGEDVANLVEGVTKISGISFISKKEEQADNFRKLLLSVADDIRVIIIKLADRLHNMQTLKYLPSVKQLRIATETRDVYAPLAHRLGMFKIKSELEDLVLKTLDYDAYRYIHQKLKASKKAQEEYINKFSIPIEKALKEQGIPARIIGRTKNYYSIYKKMQVRHKSFEEIYDLMAIRLITDTKENCYSILGIVHSIYTPIMERFKDYIANPKTNGYRSIHTTVRGPDGKVVEVQIRTEEMDLVAEEGVAAHWRYKESKDKPDELDKYISWLRDLIEILKTESGNPREFLETLKIDLFKDEIFVFTPKGDLIRLPKGATPVDFAFAVHTEVGYKCIGAKVDGRIVPLNTELKSGQTVEILTSENQRPSYAWLKFVKTGKAIGSIKRWLRKIQQDESIKLGKEILEKEDRRHKDIKFLKTICENLDVFGYKDINKLYEAVGSGIITVHSIYSKLFPHKKEEIEKEDYEKLIYQRTITSIRGVKIDGIKNMMVSFAKCCNPIPGDEILGFISRGRGIIIHKNDCKNIPAMIDSTDRIINVEWDVGKGQQFTVPIKILAQERKGLLRDIMDAITYTNTNIVGVEGKVDESLANVSLLIQVGNIDHLNKVIERVYRVPGIISIERR; this comes from the coding sequence ATGGCAGAGGTCAAGGTAGAAAAGAAAACCGTAGAGAAAAGACCAAAGAAGTTTATAGACCTTATTTATGCCATTATGAGTAGTGGCCATGATGTTACCGAGCATTATGAGAAATTGTGGACTGCTTATAAATTTGCGAAGTCTACTCATAAGGGGCAGAAAAGACTTTCTGGAGAACCATATTTTGAGCATTGCTATAGAGTTGCAATGACTCTTGCAGAACTCGGTATGGATGTAGCTACAGTTATGGGTGGTCTCCTTCATGATACGATTGAAGACTCTAATATAACTTATGATGATATAAAAGAAGTATTCGGTGAGGATGTTGCTAATCTCGTAGAGGGTGTTACAAAAATAAGTGGAATTTCTTTTATCAGCAAAAAGGAAGAGCAAGCTGATAATTTTAGAAAATTATTGTTAAGTGTTGCAGATGACATACGGGTAATAATTATTAAACTTGCTGATAGATTACATAATATGCAGACTTTGAAGTATTTACCTTCTGTTAAGCAACTGAGGATAGCTACTGAAACTCGTGATGTGTATGCACCTCTTGCCCATAGACTTGGAATGTTCAAAATTAAATCAGAGCTGGAAGATTTAGTTTTAAAAACGCTTGATTATGATGCTTACAGATATATTCACCAGAAATTAAAGGCAAGCAAAAAGGCTCAGGAAGAATATATAAATAAGTTTTCCATTCCGATAGAGAAAGCTTTGAAGGAACAGGGTATTCCGGCGAGGATAATAGGAAGGACGAAGAATTACTATTCAATATATAAAAAAATGCAGGTGCGTCATAAATCTTTCGAGGAAATTTATGATCTAATGGCAATTCGATTAATTACCGATACAAAAGAAAATTGTTATTCGATACTCGGTATTGTTCATAGTATCTATACCCCGATTATGGAAAGATTTAAAGATTATATTGCAAATCCTAAAACCAATGGATATAGATCGATTCATACAACGGTACGTGGTCCAGATGGAAAAGTGGTAGAGGTGCAAATAAGAACCGAGGAGATGGATCTGGTTGCCGAGGAGGGTGTAGCAGCACACTGGAGATATAAGGAGTCAAAGGATAAACCAGATGAGTTAGACAAATACATTAGCTGGCTTAGGGATTTGATTGAAATATTGAAAACAGAGTCAGGGAATCCAAGAGAGTTTCTTGAAACATTGAAGATAGATTTATTCAAAGATGAGATTTTTGTTTTTACTCCAAAAGGAGATCTTATTAGATTACCAAAGGGTGCTACACCTGTTGATTTTGCTTTCGCTGTGCATACAGAAGTTGGTTATAAGTGTATTGGTGCAAAAGTAGACGGCAGGATTGTTCCGTTGAATACGGAGCTTAAAAGTGGTCAAACAGTAGAAATTTTGACTTCTGAGAATCAGAGACCAAGCTATGCCTGGCTTAAGTTTGTAAAGACAGGGAAAGCGATCGGTTCTATAAAAAGATGGTTAAGGAAGATTCAGCAGGATGAGTCCATAAAGCTCGGAAAAGAAATATTAGAAAAAGAGGATAGAAGGCATAAGGATATAAAATTTTTAAAAACCATTTGTGAAAATCTGGATGTTTTTGGCTACAAAGATATAAACAAACTTTATGAGGCGGTAGGAAGCGGAATTATAACTGTTCACAGCATATATTCAAAGCTTTTTCCTCATAAAAAAGAGGAAATTGAAAAAGAGGATTACGAAAAGCTCATTTATCAAAGAACTATTACCTCCATACGAGGTGTTAAAATCGATGGTATAAAAAACATGATGGTGTCCTTTGCAAAGTGTTGCAATCCAATCCCGGGTGATGAAATTCTGGGATTTATCAGTAGAGGTAGAGGTATTATAATTCATAAAAACGATTGTAAAAATATACCAGCAATGATCGATTCGACCGATAGGATTATTAATGTTGAGTGGGATGTTGGTAAGGGACAACAGTTTACGGTTCCAATAAAGATACTTGCTCAGGAGAGAAAAGGTCTACTTCGCGACATAATGGATGCGATAACCTACACAAATACCAATATTGTGGGTGTTGAAGGCAAGGTGGATGAATCGCTTGCTAACGTGTCATTGCTGATACAGGTCGGTAACATTGATCATTTAAATAAAGTTATTGAAAGGGTTTATAGAGTCCCTGGTATAATAAGCATTGAAAGGAGATAA